One Brassica napus cultivar Da-Ae chromosome A5, Da-Ae, whole genome shotgun sequence DNA window includes the following coding sequences:
- the LOC106345180 gene encoding uncharacterized protein LOC106345180: MLFAAEGGGFFSSSASGYSNGLALLLLGHKDEPKPVIVSPWRHYHLVVEETDTKFQLDSSKKWLCTSLTCFGRKSDRPDNPSQPHDFPSDKRDGAQQSVDYECCSNRFALKSSLKKRSFSDALLADDDVSRDNGVLNHADRRKVQWPDTCGIEIAEVREFEPSEVDGLDDELHHGNRKSCMCTIM, from the exons ATGTTATTTGCAGCAGAAGGTGGAGGCTTCTTCTCTTCATCAGCTTCTGGGTACAGCAACGGTTTAGCCCTTCTTCTACTAGGCCACAAGGATGAACCCAAACCTGTAATAGTATCCCCGTGGAGACATTATCATTTGGTAGTCGAAGAAACCGATACCAAGTTTCAATTAGATTCTTCTAAGAAATGGCTCTGCACTTCCCTTACATGCTTTGGTCGCAAATCTGATAGACCCGACAATCCTTCCCAACCACACGATTTCCCTTCTGACAAGAGGGATGGTGCCCAACAGAGTGTGGACTATGAATGTTGTAGTAATAGGTTTGCACTTAAGAGCAGCCTCAAGAAAAGATCATTTAGCGATGCTCTTCTTGCTGATGATGATGTGAGTAGAGATAATGGTGTGTTGAATCATGCTGACAGAAGGAAAGTCCAGTGGCCTGACACTTGTGGTATTGAGATTGCTGAGGTCAGAGAGTTTGAGCCTAG TGAAGTGGATGGATTGGATGATGAGTTGCATCATGGAAATAGAAAAAGCTGTATGTGCACAATCATGTGA